The nucleotide window CAAAGCAAAGCATAAAACCAAATTCGCTTAATCGTAATCAACATTATTCAACTAAATATCAAGTATTTAACCAAAAGTCCAATATACCAAATTCTTTGAAGCTATAAGTATCGAAactaaatcaaatttaatagTTAAAGTAAATAATAGTTGATACAAGTTCAAAGTTAAAGTATTAGGCTTTTCTTCTGCTTTCTTTGCCTTATTAAGATGCCATTCACCAATCCGAATAGTATAGTTTTGTAAGAACacggtccgtttggttagtggtactaaatggtggtaattagaataatttatattgtaaaatttaattaaaagttctATGACATTGGAATActtgatcacaaaaaaatttttttgtttaatgcaTTGGGAATAAATTTTATGAGGAAAATGAGAGGATTGAAGTTGCACAagtatgaccatcaaggtagccaagagatttttcaacccaAATTACAGTAGTTTTTTATTTCCATTACCCCGTTTATTATGGTctaccaaacggaccgttatTAATCTGGTGGAAAGACTTAATTACCTATTAAGACAAGACTGTCAAGAAGATGATCATCGTGAAATACGTCTAATAATCTCCTATGCTTGgtttcattttaaaaactaATAGAAGGGTTGAGGCCTCAGTATATACTCTGACATTAACTACGAAAGCTTTTTGGTCAATGTGTAACGAATAGAATAAGCACAAACTTAAAAAAAGCCCATAAATTTTACCTGTCATAATCCTTGAAAACAAGGCTGAGAAACAGAGCATAATTAGACAGCAAAAGAGTGTTATTTGGCTCTTGAAATAAACCCATTTGATAGAGAAAATCAGTTCTATAATACTCTTCATAATCATCCCCTTCGATCTCAACTTTCACTGGAGAAACAAATTCAATTCTCTTCTCCGTCAACTTATCATCAACATGTTTAACAAGATTACCATTATAATCTACGAATCTAAGCCCTTCAATCTTATCAAAACCTCCTTGTTCTATATGATTAGCTTCTTCCACCATTGAATTCCACATACCCATCTCATTTTCCTCCATTTTTTCCGATATTTCTTTTGTGGGGACTAATTTCCCTAATTCTAAACACCCACCTCCCCAATTCCTCGAATTTTGTCCCAAATTTTCATGTTCTTCCCTTGATTTTTCAAGGGTTTGTGCAAATGGTTGCAATGTTTCAAGTGAATAGGTAGCAAAATCAGAGGTAAGTACCATAACTTGTAACATTAAACTAGGGGTTTTAGCAAAAACTTCTCTAAACAACCAAATAAAAGATGAAGTCATTTCCCTTTGAAATTTACTAACAATCCCATCATCTAATTCTTCATCTAAAACAATTCCCCTGCTTTTCAAAGCTTGGCTTTGAATTTCTCTAACAATATACAAAGTTGAACAATATAAACTATTTATGGGTGATTGATTatttttcatatgttcttcAAGATCCCCAATTTCTCGTTCTTCTTCCAATCTCAGAAATTTCTGCTTCATTTTGATCATTCTAAGCGAAACAGGTAATTCAATACTACTTGCTCTTCTAGCAATACAATCACGAATCATTTCATCTCTAGCGGACCAATCAGGGGGTTCAGGCTTGATGCCAAGGAAAGAAGGTTCTAGAACATCTACCTGAGAATCATACTGCCTAAACGACGTCGTAGTAGTCATGTTTCGGCGAAAACTAGGCGAATTGCGCTTATGGGTATTTTGTTTTCGGGTGAAATCTTCAATTGGGTGATTATGGGGGAAATCATGGCCATCGAAACTTGCACTACAACATCCACGCATGTTTTGATCCAATGATTTTGATCGATGAATCTTAGGGCCTGGATACACAgggtacgatgatgatgattttgatcGATGAAGAGGAAGTTTCTTGAAGGTGAATAGGGAAGATGAAGAAGCATTGTGAGGAGATGGAGGAGGAGAAAGGGAAGGAGGTATAGCTTGAGCAACATTTACCCTCATTTTAATGGAGGATGAAGAGCTTTTTGAGGAATATGGAGGAAAAATAAGCTTTTTGAGGAGTATTTTAGGTATTTTTTCAATGGAAAGGATTGGTAGCAAGATTTTGGTCAAAGGGAAACTTAAGATATGAAAAAAGGGGTTGATATTTGATAAGGTTTGTGAATTAGTTGGTGAAATTTAGTACATAAATGATGATAGAGACTTCGGGGTTCATATTTAGtcatcaatttaaattaagaatttatttactaaattaataaaaacttgATTTTCTCATCAACCctacaaatgtctcatttttctATAGAGAGTGCTTTTTGAATCATATATATTTTAGATTCATAAAatttaacattaatttttatctatTAATTTGCATTTTCGTTAAATTTATGCTAAATGAGTGGACATTTGTATTCTAATAAAGGGATATTTATAGTCTTAAGCGATATGTTTAAGGATCTAAAAAAGGTAATATAATGTCATTTTagataatattttacttttttttaaaaaaataattctttaaaATAGAACAGCGTAAAACTTAAACACAATTTAAAATCGAAATGTTAAGATAGTAAAAAACAAAAAGCaccatatataattatttaccTTGAGAATACtcaataatttgaaaattttgaaaaatttggaTAGTAAAAAGAGAGGGGGATAAGAAGAGAATACTCAATGAATTTgggaataagattaaaaaatagaATGTGAAATCAATGTTAAAAGAATACAACAAGTAAAGCaaacaaatataaatgaaaatgatgTGTTAAGAAAGTAAAACATACTTCTGGCATTGAAAAATTTACTTCAATGACCTAATGGTTGAAGTTTAAagatttattatatattgtagggaaatttgcaaagaaacaccttttaaaaccacttttttgtaaagaaacaccttttataattttttttgtaaaaaaacaccttttaagagacttttttttaaaaaaaacaccttaaatcagtttccggtgactttagTCAACTTTCCGGcattgactatgccagtcaacgccggaaagttgaccaaagtcaccggaaattgatttaaggtgtttttttttaaaaaaagtctcttaggtgtttttttacaaaaaaaaattataaaaggtgtttctttacaaaaaagggttttaaaaggtgtttctttgcaaattccctaataattattattattaatttttttttaaatttttttaaaaatttttttttatataataataaaaataaattttttttaaaaaaaataatattaataataaaaataaaaataaaaataaaaacaaaaattttaaaaaaagttaaaaaaaattttaaaaaattaataataataataataataataaatattattattcttatttttttaaaaaaaaaaatttttttaatttaatttttatttttaattttattattattatttttttttttaattattattattgttattttatatttttttatactttttattttttttattattattaaattttttaaattttttttaactttttttaaatttttgtttttatttttattttatttttattattaatattatttttttaaaaaaaatttatttttattattatataaaaaaaataaaaaaaaattttaaaaaaattaataataataataataagggaaatttgcaaagaaacaccttttaaaacctttttttgtaaaaaaacaccttttataattttttttgtaaaaaaacaccttttaaaagacttttttttaaaaaaaaaaacaccttaaatcagtttccggtgacttttgtcaactttccggcgttgactggcatagtcaacgccggaaagttgacaaaagtcaccggaaactgatttaaggtgtctttttttaaaaaaagtctcttaaaaggtgtttttttacaaaaaaaattataaaaggtgtttctttgcaaaaaaggggttttaaaaggtgtttttttgcaaatttccctatattgtaatatatattatattacgcTCTTTtacacaaaattttttttttctagaatgGTGGATGTTACATTTGAACTCCTCATATACAGTgttaaatatttcacttgaGATGAGGAGTGGATGAGATTTGAACTTATGATCATTCTATCATATTTACTTATAATATCATGTCAAGAAAACAACTCAATGAAAAGCTTTAATTGATGGTTAATGCCTCATTAGCTTAAgttatatacttatacatattTGGATTAGGGCCCAAACATAACTCTAATCCTCCACCATTAGTCCGGGAAGATCTCCCTAAAATCTTTTAAAGGATTGAACATTAAATAAACAGTTGCAAAGGAGGGTTGCTACAATACCTCGTTCACTCTAAAGATATGACTAATAAGTACTTTCACTGACAAGAGAAATAGGTTTCTTCAAAGAGAGTAAAAATTATTCTTTATATTTAATGTTCCATTGAGCAGCCAACGGGAAGCCTCCATGCTCAAAGATGTAGCTAATTTTACATGCAAAGCTATAGGAACCCacataaaaaatgataatggTAAGACtaaaaggacaaaagaaaaatattcttgAGTACCATCAAAAAGTCGGAACTCCAAGTCAATGATGAGATATAAATACTCTTTTATTCTTCACCTTTAAGTTTACTGGCTTCAACCGGAGAGAATTAAATgttcttcatcatcatttagGTCAACTTATTGCTACCAATCACTAGGAAttaaaaactttgtttattcttGTAAGACAAAAAGAATTTACTAATTTTAGGTAAATTTTCCCTAAGCTAATGACACAGTGCACTTAAGAGTGGGCTTGGTAGGTATAAACTCATAATCTCACTAACTTGAGGGTCAAAGTTGGTCCTAAACACACATTTGAGTCCTCTAAACGCTTGTTATCTATAGAGAGTTGGTCATTGGAGTGCTCTTATTGCAAGAAAGAATAGTTAACAAAGGCAAGTCTCTCAACCAACAAACTCTTTCAAACAACAATCTAGATTTAATCAAGCTTAGTGTTAATTAATTGTGTCGAGTCCTTAACACTTAACAGGATTACTTTTGAACACCTTTGGGCTTTGGGTACTCTTAATGCTTTGTTACAGATCAGGTCACTGGAATGGTCTTAGTGAAAGAAAGGTTAGACATAAAAGACAAGTCCCTCAACCATCAAATTTTCTCAAACAAACAATCTTAGTACCAACCGAGTTTAGTGTCTTAATTGTATCTGGTCCTTCATAGATACTCTATCAATGTCAACCAAACCATTATGGAATAGACAACAGTTTTGGCAGTGATGCAAGGAAATTGCATTAGACTCGATAGTTTTGGGCTAAAAGTTCAAATACATTTAGGAGCCTGAAGATTTTTATATCTCTTGGAATATTAAAGTCCATATTAAATACATGACAGGCCCATGTATTGTAAAGGGTAATATGcagatataaaatatataactcTGTATTGTGAATAGGCCCATATAACTTTGTACTTGTGAAATAGGCTTACTCCACACTTAATATCGATTACCAAATATGATGTTAAAGTATGAAGTGAGTTTGTGatagaatttagaaaaataaatatgagcGATCCAAACAAAGAAGAAAAGAGGTAACTCACTTATAAGTTCAAAAAAGGTTCCATATTAAAACCAATTAATAGTAATAGCAAGAGTTACTCCTCACGTATATATAAAGTGGCATatgcatttttctttttctaatgTGGGACAACTCATATGTGGATAAGTAAATGAGCACTTTAACAGTTTGGAAACAAAGTGTAAACTAAGAAAGTCTTTAACGATCTGAAATATCATTTTAAGCCCAGCTTATTGAAAGAAGATTGTGGATTCTGTTTTCAAATTGCAATTAGTATAATATGATAACACATGTCTATACAAGGagtccaaattaaaaaaaattagcattTTGTTATTTAGTGTGGAtgttttgattagtttaattggactatttagcTCAATGTATGattgtctcacggtgagacggtcttcAATAAAAATTTGTGCATCAAACTATGTCAATTGTGAATTATGGGTTAACCTTGTGGTTGAGGAGGAATAGTTATTTCTTCCCTTGCGAGTAATGATTCTCTATTACACATCAAATCGTTTTTATGCAACTTTTATTGAACCGATAATACAATCAATTGCTATTTTTGAATGCCAACTAACTTACTTCTCAACATTACTATAAAGGCTATTATTTATGAGAATCATATGTTAGCTTAGTGGTTAAAGCATTTTTCTTTCAACTTCATAACAAGAGATCAATTCTCACTACctatttaaatgattatttctCCTTGAATCCTCTCTGGTAGAGAATTCTTCAACCTTACGCCAATATCTTTCAAACAGCAAAAAATCGTCATCTTTAACAATAGATATCATTTAAGTGAAACAACTGTCCCAAGCAGCcaatattaaaacataaaaatttagCAATGTAAACAACTAATATGGACATACTTTAGCCTTTACAAATGATGAAATGCAATAGATTGTTTCAAAGACTTTTCAAGAAATTAGAATAGACGATCTATAAACATGATGATGGTTACCACTAAGGCACTATAAAAGAAGAGTTGGAATGAAAATAACAACCCCAAATTTATTGGTATTTGGTACTACTCACCTTCACCTACACCACAAAAGACTAGTTGATAAGAAGCAACATCAATCCAAGACGTGGAACCCTAATATTTTTTACAAGACTTGGTTGTGATTTTGAACATATACTTTACTTGTTATCAAATTGGATCCTTCCAATCAGCATGATCCAAATATAACGACCAAGACAAGTCCTATGATAAGTACTTCATCTATTTCCTTTACTCCAAATCCatctttatattttatatactttctTCATATCACTATAAACGTCTTGTTTTTTATCAGCTTATTTTATCATAAATGTTTATCCACTACTTTGAAAAATGTTTGTggtttatatttatttgaacCTCACAAATTAAATTTCtcaactttaatttttattcgcCAGAGAATCATGAGTTAGTCTAGTGGTTGAAGACTTTCTATTTTATTTGCGTGATCACCTATGTAGGCTATAAGAAGAATTAATCATTTCTGTTTTGTCTCTTGCTTGTAGAGATTCTCTAACTTACCCCGAATAAAAGAATTTATATCCGTCAAATTACATTTCCTAAAACTTATACGAAGTAACAATGAGGTAAAATCTACAATACATAGCCATATAGGGCGTTACCTAAATGAAACTCTCctatctattttattttgtataaatacaTTATACTAATGAAAGAAACAATATGTGACAcgtgtcaacacaataataataaattctcTAGCTTTTCTCTTCTCTAATTAAGTCATATTTATTAGCctataataaaatatcatatgaATATTTGTTAGCCTATAATATAaaacttctatatatatataaatgatttgaCTGATTAACAAAAAGTTACTTCATCTCTAAAActtttccacattactataatggacaatttcaatttatttacCGATGTAAAAATACTTGtcattttaaaaaagtttattttaacTAAATGTCCTTATATGGTTtacaaaatcataaatttaaccataattAATTCTTTGAAAAGTCCTAATCTTATTTGATGTTGAATTTATAAATAAgcgttttaattttttttaagaaagttTTTGAAACTTTCCTCTTCTCTTCATCTCTCCTTTTAACTTTTCTACCTTTCTTATCATTTTACTAATTCTTTTTCCattattataatcaaattttatttatttatttcacatTCTTAAAATTCACATTTTTGTCTTCATATAATTTGGAGTTCAAATTTGTGGCTTAAAAAGTCATTATTGTTTAAAATGTGGGATGAAAAAGAAATTTGAGAATCATTCAGTGTTATTTACTATCATACTttgtataattataaatttcattACAACACAAAATTCTCTCTTTCGAACTTTGTCTTCACTTAACCTTATTGACAAACATTAAGAGAGGAAGGGAGTATAAAAATATAcccttattatttaattttttacctTAGTATTTAAACTATGAAGATACACattaaaatttagttattaCGCCcataataacttaattataatataatatatgatatatcataagtaaatttttattcaaataatattattgtgttttgaaTCTCAATAGTTTGTTTCTTTTAGCataaaaaacacattttttgttttaagaaattGTTTGTATTTGCGCAATTTCcatagattattattattagataagACTTGAAATGGAAATAAAGTCACCTAAATTATGTGATGAAATTAGGTGCATTGAATAATAGTGTGGTTTGTGGGGGGTGTACCAAACAGTACATTTCATGAtttcaataaattattatttaatttttggaaATTGGGAGGATTCATTTATGTGTCTGCCTATATTTAGCATTATTCATGGCGTCTATTAAGAGCGTACCCCTATGCACAtttctttctcatttttttatttattctagaAACTCACCCACTTATACTGTTATTAGTGTTATACATGCTGATTTATtctcattattttattttatttttatttcaactATTTAAGTGTATGTTTGAACTAACTCAACTATTATTTTGCATTATATGTtacataattatatttatacagGTATTAATTAACTGGTTTATAATcaaaagtcttttttttttttgagttaatcAAAAGACGTAAGTTATGGCCTAAGTAAGTGTCATATGTGCCTGGATTCATATCTATCAACTGTAATGTAGAAATTAAAAAACGAAATTAATATAAGGGGAAATTCCACGTGATAATTCTGAGTTCTGACTTTTctgtaaatatttttaaaattcggGTAGTGATCTTaaactttcaatttttttatgtggaagataaaatgttaagtttttggttaaattaagtacttatttcgactgGATATTGACATGTATGGTCAATCATTGTGATCAcggcgtttttttttttttgattaaatatcGTTATGTTGGATAACAACAGCGTAAGATTAACGAAAAAATTTCCTTTTtgtctaccatgtggaaaagttGGAAAGGTAAGGTTACTATGtgggttaaaaaaaatatttgcctaCCACGTGAAAAGTCAAAAGTTTAGAGTTTACCACATTGAATTTTCCTTAATATAAATCTATTATTGTATATatgaaatattaattaatcacttcaaaaaaaagtttgaaatattaatatgattaataataatacatattaATGACTACTATCatttaaaataaacattaaatctCTTACAATATACTCTCTTCATATGatattaaagattttttttcacTCATATGTTCTcttttcaataaaaatttttaattacaaaGTACTAAATAAAAAATCCATATTCTATGTAGTTGGCATTATCTCAAATCACTAGTTTTTATATTAcatctaaattaaaaaaaaaataattaaatatgtaaAATAGTATTTACTCTTCAACTAAGTCAAAGATTTAATTTTCGTATTACATAtgtttcatattttaataactaAGAGGACAAAGATCAAGCGAAAATATAATATCTCTTTGAAAATCTTATTTACTCTCTCAGTAAGATAAACACAATTATTAAATATTCCTAATGATTATTGTTGTACCGACAATATtcatttcaaaaattttttcCTTTCGTTTGAAACGTTTCACGTTTAGGTTCAACTTGAAACGTTGTATAAAGAAATGTCTTGGAAATTGGATAATGCTTGCATTTTGGTGTTCAATTTAAgacttcattttcatttttttgactAAAAATGTTATGAATCCAGCAAAATGTtgaacatttcattaatattctaATATTGTTGCGTAGCACACGATTCAACAGTCAATTGTCTAATGTCTATGTTCATTGACATATTGCGTGAATTATCCATTCAACATATTATGATTTAtcatatcttttaaatttataattgctccttatatttttattttttctaggtgttgataaaaaaatataaatattaattcatgtcttatttcaaatttttactaTATAAGACTTGTTATTTttataagattatttttaaattaaaaaaaaattataataagattGGATAgatcaattaatttaatttaaatcataaattCACTTGCAAGTCTAATGAGAAACAAATATATTTGATTGTACTTTGCAAATTAAACATTGGCATTATCTAATATAATTATACCACtaaaaaaacgaataaaaaacgaCAATAAATACGAATTAaaagatatttattttttcaaaaaaataaaacaaaaattacaagatattttTAAAACAGACATTAAAATGGAATCAATAGTATCAATAGTATGAATCTCAttcaaaaatacaacaaaaaaaaatcatgttaTACTCATTTGATAGAAGGATCTTTTTTTACTAGTAGAAGATTACAAGTAAATTTAATCCAAAAAATTACTTATTTACACAAAGCAATAAGAGTATTCCATTAATCAATAATCATATCACATGCTGTAATTAATTGAAGTATATCCCATGTCTCACCGTCAACACCACCACCCAACTTTCCGCCCCACGTTCTCCCCAACTCCCTTGTCGGATCCCCATTCCACACCTTTATTCTCGTCCagcccaatcccaatcccaatcccaatcccaatcccaggCCCAGGCCCAGGCCCGATTTCAAGCACATCACTGTTTACCAGATTGAATTATAGCCGTTTGATCATGCTCCCAAGAATCACCAATAAAAGTTTTCGCACCATCTAAGCTGGGATAATACGTAGGTTCCAAAAAGATCTGACTCAACAAATCAGACGGTTCAGAACCACCCACGACAGCAAAATTAGCCTTAGCTTCTAAACTTCCCATCATGATCATCAACAACtgcttaaaattaaaataaaaccctTTCACAGCAGATTCCACCCCTTGGAAAGCTTGTAACAGATGAATCTTCTCGAAGCTTCTTTTCTCTCTATACAACTCCATTGCAGACTCTTGAATTATCGGACCTCCCATTGGATCCACTTCAACGCCTAGAATTTCTGGAACTTTATGCCTTAGATCTTTGCTTAATTTCGTAATCTCAATTAATCCTTTTGATCTGAAACAAAATGTTTCAGAATCCGACGTCGTTCTCATCCTCAATTGTGTTTTCAAATGCAAGAAATCATCAACATCCATAAGTAGATGAAGATTCTCAATTTCTTCTAGAAGCTTCCAG belongs to Amaranthus tricolor cultivar Red isolate AtriRed21 chromosome 17, ASM2621246v1, whole genome shotgun sequence and includes:
- the LOC130804879 gene encoding uncharacterized protein LOC130804879; translated protein: MRVNVAQAIPPSLSPPPSPHNASSSSLFTFKKLPLHRSKSSSSYPVYPGPKIHRSKSLDQNMRGCCSASFDGHDFPHNHPIEDFTRKQNTHKRNSPSFRRNMTTTTSFRQYDSQVDVLEPSFLGIKPEPPDWSARDEMIRDCIARRASSIELPVSLRMIKMKQKFLRLEEEREIGDLEEHMKNNQSPINSLYCSTLYIVREIQSQALKSRGIVLDEELDDGIVSKFQREMTSSFIWLFREVFAKTPSLMLQVMVLTSDFATYSLETLQPFAQTLEKSREEHENLGQNSRNWGGGCLELGKLVPTKEISEKMEENEMGMWNSMVEEANHIEQGGFDKIEGLRFVDYNGNLVKHVDDKLTEKRIEFVSPVKVEIEGDDYEEYYRTDFLYQMGLFQEPNNTLLLSNYALFLSLVFKDYDRAEECFKRAIQLDPTDGEVMTQYANFLWVVRKNFWEAEERFQQAMAAEPDNSFHASNYASFLWSTGAEDTCYPLDSTAGKS